A part of Cryptococcus gattii WM276 chromosome G, complete sequence genomic DNA contains:
- a CDS encoding Hypothetical protein (Similar to SGTC gene model, INSD accession EAL19650.1; CNBG2780), producing the protein MGKSGSRDGNDSGKRTAQKHRFYKFSGSGNNSNSERKDDQSTGEKDRPKLFPLDKYREKPLPEMLSLPGILISTTKDKEKAAELEIIKQLEKIADELYPESSEGKEGVIEEDLDFEEMLKRDLESMKDASVKSQRFRLCSKEGFCLIYVIILPPLQPHRLVEYILKQAESTGRCPLRHCKRLIPILATAGATLRQLSEVAASVVKSGFESPDGQAFKFAVDTNSRNSDKLERMEMIRTVAQQVAILSGGHTVDLKNADKTILVEVYKNNLGVTVLNDYEKYKKYNPGAIATQAAQKQATSTSSSGRSVLPLTQSDSTEQSVMVKSIANNENRRRRAASIADRHTSPGPHTYKRIKVVEEGETEKTEEDIEAGEVVEDENTVLGDDFEEIIEHGRVVRRRKDGN; encoded by the exons ATGGGGAAATCAGGCAGTAGAGACGGGAATGACTCTGGAAAAAGGACAGCTCAAAAACACAGGTTTTACAAATTTAGCGGAAGTGGGAACAACAGTAATAGTGAACGTAAAGATGACCAATCAACTGGAGAGAAAGATCGTCCAAAATTATTTCCGTTGGATAAGTATCGAGAAAAGCCCCTT CCAGAAATGCTCTCGCTACCAGGTATACTTATATCTACCACGAAGGATAAGGAAAAAGCAGCAGAGTTAGAGATAATCAAGCAACTTGAAAAGATAGCGGACGAGCTTTATCCGGAGTCCTCtgaaggaaaagagggCGTTATCGAAGAGGATTTGGACTTTGAAGAGATGCTTAAAAGGGATTTGGAATCCATGAAAGACGCAAGCGTAAAATCTCAAAGATTCA GATTGTGCAGCAAGGAGGGTTTCTGCT TGATATACGTCATTATTTTACCTCCATTACAACCCCATCGACTTGTTGAATATATCCTCAAACAAGCAGAATCAACGGGAAGGTGTCCCTTACG GCACTGTAAGAGACTGATACCCATACTGGCCACAGCTGGGGCAACTCTACGCCAACTGAGTGAAGTGGCTGCCTCAGTTGTCAAGTCTGGCTTTGAATCTCCAGACGGACAAGCTTTCAAG TTCGCAGTTGACACAAATTCTCGTAACTCAGACAAGCTTGAGAGGATGGAAATGATCCGAACAGTCGCCCAGCAAGTAGCAATACTAAGCGGAGGACATACGGTCGATTTAAAGAACGCCGATAAGACGATCTTAGTTGAAGTGTATAAG AACAACTTGGGAGTGACGGTTTTGAATGATTATGAGAAGTATAAGAAG TACAATCCTGGAGCAATAGCCACGCAAGCGGCCCAAAAACAAGCAACTTCTACTTCATCAAGTGGACGATCGGTTTTGCCTCTCACTCAGTCAGATAGTACGGAACAGAGCGTGATGGTAAAGTCAATCGCAAACAATGAAAATCGACGCCGTCGTGCTGCCTCCATAGCAGACAGGCATACATCGCCAGGCCCTCATACATATAAAAGAATAAAGGTTGTTGAGGAAGGTGAAACAGAGaagacagaagaagacatCGAAGCAGGGGAAGTTGTGGAAGACGAGAATACTGTCCTTGGAGACGATTTTGAAGAGATCATAGAACATGGAAGGGTAGTGAGGCGCAGAAAAGACGGCAACTAG
- a CDS encoding Hypothetical protein (Similar to TIGR gene model, INSD accession AAW44868.1; CNG02000): protein MFASPKSISTSKSINVFPDQLCKTAPQGDELIWLGESTFHRPPKALNPSPLKVSVKLFDHLAYGNSSCSTGRSSPPNQWDSPTDILFYHQRPSEHSPGRDTSECDSMATWTTQSYTATVHQVKIETLRRKEMAGLYQIQTVPGSQNMLGLFPYTPTIPAMKNSAESSTVKDGGDQDTKGSDLLVSVLDSPMTAGDIQETKNGTGLLANRVAITNRLRLKESHSTEADKDTLIVSYDRQPSHGFSEMQVDEKTTQTGEKDSMKALVERTGRAAKKARMANV from the exons ATGTTTGCGTCTCCCAAATCTATCAGCACCTCAAAGTCTATTAACGTTTTTCCTGACCAGCTATGCAAGACTGCGCCGCAAGGCGATGAGCTTATTTG GCTAGGTGAATCAACATTCCATCGCCCCCCAAAAGCTCTCAACCCCAGCCCTCTTAAGGTTTCTGTCAAATTATTTGATCACCTTGCATATGGCAATTCTTCTTGCTCGACTGGAcgttcttctcctcctAATCAGTGGGATTCCCCTACAGATATTCTTTTTTATCATCAACGGCCCTCCGAGCATTCGCCAGGTAGAGACACTTCTGAATGTGACTCAATGGCCACATGGACGACACAGTCTTATACAGCCACCGTGCACCAAGTGAAAATTGAAACATTAAGGAGAAAGGAAATGGCTGGATTATATCAAATACAAACTGTACCAGGCAGCCAGAACATGTTGGGGCTGTTCCCATATACTCCTACCATCCCTGCAATGAAAAACTCTGCAGAGAGTTCCACCGTAAAGGATGGCGGCGATCAGGACACCAAAGGATCAGACTTGCTTGTTTCTGTTTTGGATTCGCCCATGACAGCTGGCGACATTCAAGAAACCAAAAATGGCACAGGACTACTCGCCAACCGCGTCGCCATTACAAACCGTCTTCGTCTAAAAGAGAGTCACTCAACTGAGGCTGACAAAGATACGCTAATTGTCTCCTATGACAGGCAACCCTCACATGGATTCAGTGAAATGCAAGTGGACGAAAAGACTACTCAAACTGGTGAGAAGGACTCTATGAAGGCTCTTGTTGAAAGGACTGGGAGGGCGGCCAAGAAGGCACGAATGGCAAACGTTTAA
- a CDS encoding Carrier protein ymc2, mitochondrial precursor, putative (Similar to TIGR gene model, INSD accession AAW44588.1) — MSELLSPPADGAGLPLTQTQKDLIGGSVGGITQVLVGQPFDIVKVRVQTAPPGTYSSPLDCASKLLKADGPLGFYKGTLTPLLGIGACVSIQFGALEFAKRFFAQRAKGRDLNLGEFWLSGAFAGVANTVVANPVEHIRIRLQTQPDTVPRMYNGPLDCAIKLYKNGGGLKGVFKAQVPTMLRDGVGYGCYFLTYEALVQRHLKATNLSRDQISPLWAVTYGAVAGYALWFSSVLPF; from the exons ATGTCTGAGCTTCTTTCCCCTCCTGCAGATGGTGCCGGTCTGCCCCTCACCCAAACGCAGAAAGATTTGATCGGAGGCTCAGTAGGAGGAATTACTCAAGTACTTGTCGGTCAG CCATTTGACATTGTCAAGGTCCGAGTGCAGACAGCTCCGCCTGGAACATATTCTTCCCCATTAGATTGTGCCTCGAAGTTGCTCAAAGCCGATGGTCCGTTAGGATTTTACAAG GGTACTTTGACTCCTCTGTTAGGTATCGGAGCTTGCGTTTCTATCCAGTTTGGTGCTTTAGAATTTGCGAAAAGGTTCTTTGCGCAAAGGGCAAAAGGCCGGGACTTGAATCTCG GGGAGTTTTGGCTCAGTGGAGCGTTTGCTGGGGTAGCCAACACTGTTGTTGCTAACCCTGTTGAACACATCCGTATCC GTCTTCAAACGCAACCTGATACCGTGCCTCGCATGTACAACGGACCGTTAGATTGTGCCATCAAGCTTTACAAAAATGGGGGGGGTCTGAAGGGCGTATTCAAAGCACAGGTCCCTACGATGTTGCGTGATGGTGTCGGCTATGG CTGTTACTTTTTAACCTACGAGGCTCTTGTTCAACGACATCTAAAAGCCACTAATTTAAGCCGTGATCAGATTTCCCCCTTGTGGGCGGTCACGTACGGTGCTGTCGCCGGATACGCTCTTTGGTTCTCGTCAGTCTTGCCCTTCTAA
- a CDS encoding uncharacterized protein (Similar to TIGR gene model, INSD accession AAW44584.1), whose product MMSSTATLVDEDFSIGTLKLNSADEVTEVQVTSSPKLEETTEMKDGVVVNPFNYVGEVLGAGPGADYPYAEFLPHNPPRTQSDPPLPFYDIEDRGHRAHPNAARLRAFVEARGGKVKDLLVAIGTVIEGDVKLADLGEAEKDDLALLVAQRSVVFFRNQQSMTIEQQRELGKHFGPLHTHATYATPRRGDLDDVVVVYSDRDSRPDLYAFSRAELFHSDVTYEVQPPGTTMLRLLTTPEVGNDTLWSSGYAVYSSLSKPFQQYLESLSAIHSGFDQASSRTGFSKIPRREPIETIHPVVRVHPVTGMKSVFVNPGFVTRLVGVPKAESDMVLSFLKDCFAQQTDATVRWSWAPHDVAIWDNRVCVHTATFDAYPSLRHGLRVTAHGEKPLSVEEYEEIYQKPAKDWLEERFKTLGITGPARDDGKTKKKAFRD is encoded by the exons ATGATGTCTTCCACTGCTACTCTAGTTGACGAGGACTTTTCTATTGGCACACTCAAACTCAACAGCGCTGATGAGGTAACTGAGGTCCAAGTAACCTCTTCTCCCAAATTAGAGGAGACGACCGAGATGAAGGACGGCGTTGTTGTTAACCCATTCAACTACGTG GGAGAAGTCTTGGGCGCCGGTCCTGGAGCAGATTACCCATACGCCGAATTTTTGC CCCACAATCCTCCCCGCACTCAGTCTGACCCTCCGCTCCCTTTCTATGACATTGAAGATCGCGGCCATCGTGCCCACCCGAATGCAGCTAGGCTTCGCGCTTTCGTCGAAGCTAGGGGTGGCAAGGTGAAGGATTTGTTGGTGGCGATTGGGACTGTCATTGAAGGAGACGTGAAGCTAGCGGATCTTGGAGAGGCTGAAAAGGATGATCT TGCTTTGCTTGTTGCACAACGAAGTGTTGTCT TTTTCAGAAATCAACAGTCTATGACTATTGAACAGCAACGTGAACTCGGGAAGCACTTTGGTCCTCTTCACACGCACGCCACCTATGCGACTCCTCGCCGAGGTGACTTAGATGATGTTGTTG TTGTCTATTCTGATCGGGACTCTAGGCCGGACCTTTATGCTTTCTCTCGAGCTGAACTTTTCCACTCCGATGTGACCTACGAGGTCCAGCCTCCTGGAACTACCATGTTGCGTCTTCTGACCACTCCTGAGGTTGGGAATGATACTCTTTGGTCCTCTGG TTATGCCGTTTACTCTTCTCTCTCCAAGCCTTTCCAGCAATACCTCGAATCTCTGTCAGCCATCCATTCGGGATTCGACCAAGCCTCCTCTCGAACTGGCTTCTCGAAGATTCCCCGCCGCGAGCCTATTGAGACTATCCATCCGGTTGTCCGTGTCCATCCTGTCACAGGTATGAAGTCGGTATTTGTCAATCCTGGTTTTGTTACTAGATTGGTAGGCGTACCGAAAGCAGAAAGTGACATGGTTCTTTCTTTCTTGAAGGACTGTTTTGCACAACAGACTGATGCCACAGTCAGGTGGAG TTGGGCGCCTCATGATGTAGCTATATGGGATAACAGAGTGTGTGTGCACACAGCTACGTTCGATGCCTAC CCCTCCCTTCGACACGGTCTTCGAGTCACTGCGCACGGCGAAAAACCTCTTTCTGTGGAAGAATATGAGGAGATCTATCAAAAACCAGCGAAGGACTGGCTTGAGGAAAGGTTCAAGACGCTTGGTATTACTGGTCCTGCCCGAGATGACGGAAAAaccaagaagaaggcttTCAGGGATTAG